Proteins from one Triticum aestivum cultivar Chinese Spring chromosome 7A, IWGSC CS RefSeq v2.1, whole genome shotgun sequence genomic window:
- the LOC123148727 gene encoding probable xyloglucan endotransglucosylase/hydrolase protein 23 yields MARMAVSVLAILLASCALAAASFDKEFDVTWGDGRGKILNNGQLLTLGLDKVSGSGFQSKHEYLFGKIDMQLKLVPGNSAGTVTAYYLSSQGPTHDEIDFEFLGNVTGEPYTLHTNVFTQGQGQREQQFRLWFDPTNDFHTYSILWNPKHIIFMVDDMPIRDFKNLEGKGIAFPKNQPMRLYSSLWNADDWATQGGRVKTDWSHAPFSASYRGFKADACVVTAGGKPHCGSSVGTEVAPGTGGAGEWYNQELDLTRQQRMRWVQSNYMIYNYCTDPKRVAKGVPAECSM; encoded by the exons ATGGCTCGCATGGCGGTTTCGGTGCTGGCGATCCTGCTCGCCTCTTGTgccctggcggcggcgagcttcgacaAGGAGTTCGACGTCACTTGGGGTGACGGGCGCGGCAAGATCCTCAACAACGGCCAGCTCCTCACGCTGGGGCTGGACAAGGTCTCCGGCTCCGGGTTCCAGTCCAAGCACGAGTACCTCTTCGGCAAGATCGACATGCAGCTCAAGCTCGTCCCCGGCAACTCCGCCGGCACCGTCACCGCATACTAC CTGTCGTCGCAGGGGCCGACGCACGACGAGATCGACTTCGAGTTCCTGGGGAACGTCACCGGCGAGCCCTACACGCTGCACACCAACGTGTTCACGCAGGGGCAGGGCCAGCGGGAGCAGCAGTTCCGCCTCTGGTTCGATCCCACCAACGACTTCCACACCTACTCCATCCTCTGGAACCCCAAGCACATCAT CTTCATGGTGGACGACATGCCCATCAGGGACTTCAAGAACCTGGAGGGAAAGGGTATCGCCTTCCCCAAGAACCAGCCGATGCGGCTCTACTCCAGCCTCTGGAACGCCGACGACTGGGCCACGCAGGGCGGCCGCGTCAAGACGGATTGGTCCCACGCGCCGTTCTCCGCCTCGTACCGCGGATTCAAGGCCGACGCGTGCGTGGTGACCGCGGGCGGCAAGCCGCACTGCGGCTCCAGCGTGGGCACGGAGGTTGCCCCCGGCACCGGCGGGGCGGGCGAGTGGTACAACCAGGAGCTGGACCTGACGAGGCAGCAGCGGATGCGGTGGGTGCAGAGCAACTACATGATCTACAACTACTGCACCGACCCCAAGCGCGTCGCAAAGGGCGTCCCCGCCGAGTGCTCCATGTAA